A window of the Bacteroides thetaiotaomicron VPI-5482 genome harbors these coding sequences:
- a CDS encoding GIY-YIG nuclease family protein, translated as MEYGIVYLLTNPVMPGLVKIGMTTQEGIDKRMKELYTTGVPIPFECKFACKVKKSDCLKIEKALHKAFDPQRINQNREFFRINVEQAQAILELFHHEDVTEEVTDEIQNDLTDEDKAASTKAQAKRPPLNFYEMGLQKGDILIWKDDPSISVTVLSERKVCYEGEETSISALSAKLKGYKVKHIQPTPHWFFNDRSLSEIYDETYPFEE; from the coding sequence ATGGAATACGGAATAGTTTATCTTCTGACAAACCCTGTGATGCCAGGACTTGTAAAAATAGGCATGACCACACAGGAAGGCATTGATAAACGGATGAAGGAACTATATACCACAGGAGTTCCCATTCCGTTTGAGTGTAAATTTGCGTGCAAGGTCAAAAAAAGTGATTGTCTCAAAATTGAAAAAGCCCTTCATAAAGCCTTTGACCCTCAGCGCATCAACCAGAACCGTGAGTTCTTCCGTATCAACGTGGAGCAGGCACAAGCCATCCTCGAGCTTTTTCATCATGAAGATGTGACGGAAGAAGTGACGGATGAGATACAGAATGACCTCACCGATGAGGATAAAGCTGCCAGCACAAAAGCACAAGCCAAACGTCCACCACTCAACTTCTATGAGATGGGGTTGCAGAAAGGCGATATTCTCATATGGAAAGATGACCCATCAATTTCTGTTACCGTTCTTTCAGAGCGTAAAGTGTGTTATGAAGGAGAAGAAACTTCTATTAGTGCGCTTTCTGCTAAGCTAAAAGGATATAAGGTCAAGCATATACAGCCCACACCGCACTGGTTTTTCAACGACCGTTCTCTAAGTGAAATCTACGACGAAACGTATCCATTTGAAGAGTGA
- a CDS encoding RNA-binding domain-containing protein, giving the protein MKEIDIIQQIKLGEVSKVQFKERLLDNYDIGCELVAFSNARGGTLVVGAVDKTGNINPLSYLEVQETTNTLSNIASENVVPAILVDVETISVDGGSLVVAHIKEGLNKPYHDNRGIVWVKNGADKRKVFDNAELAEMMTDCGSFSPDEAGVRDATIKDLDEGTIKTFLSNKFDKVLARKGLVGDAFREASLDTVCSAIASGHNGEKLLRNLRFIRPDGKITVAAMLLFGKYTQRWLPMMTAKCICFVGNNLGGTQFRDKVNDADIEGNLLHQFETIMDFFTRNLRHIQVGNEFNSQGVLEIPYTSLVEFTVNALVHRSLNATAPIRIFIFDDRVEIHSPGILPNGLTVDDIVIGTSMPRNMFLFTNAIHLLPYTGAGSGMLRALSEDVNVSFTNNDRTNEFVITINRQISNQPNADSDTDLDTDSDTFNADSDTKLRYSDTDLDTDSDTFNADSDTIRPKITNKQRDIVNFCSVPRSSKEILERVGVTYHSKNIQTYIMSLIEAGYLEMTNPEHPNASNQKYRRSKK; this is encoded by the coding sequence ATGAAGGAAATAGATATTATCCAACAGATAAAACTTGGCGAGGTCAGTAAGGTGCAGTTCAAAGAACGGCTCCTTGACAACTATGACATCGGTTGCGAACTGGTGGCTTTCAGTAATGCACGTGGTGGCACGTTGGTTGTTGGTGCGGTAGATAAAACCGGAAACATCAATCCTTTGTCCTATTTGGAAGTACAGGAAACCACCAATACACTTAGCAATATCGCATCTGAGAATGTTGTTCCTGCCATCCTTGTTGATGTGGAAACAATTTCTGTGGATGGCGGAAGCCTTGTTGTGGCTCATATTAAGGAAGGATTGAATAAGCCCTACCATGACAATCGGGGAATTGTGTGGGTGAAGAACGGTGCTGACAAGCGCAAAGTGTTCGACAATGCCGAGCTTGCCGAGATGATGACTGACTGTGGCAGCTTTTCGCCAGATGAAGCAGGAGTAAGAGATGCTACCATCAAAGATTTAGACGAGGGTACCATCAAAACCTTCCTTAGTAACAAGTTTGATAAGGTGTTAGCAAGAAAAGGCTTGGTGGGCGACGCATTTCGCGAAGCCTCTTTAGATACCGTCTGTTCTGCTATTGCCAGTGGGCACAATGGAGAGAAACTGTTACGTAACCTGCGTTTTATTCGTCCCGATGGTAAAATCACAGTGGCCGCGATGTTATTGTTTGGCAAGTACACCCAACGTTGGCTTCCAATGATGACTGCAAAATGTATTTGCTTTGTAGGCAACAATCTTGGCGGTACTCAATTTCGCGACAAGGTGAACGATGCCGATATTGAGGGTAATCTGCTTCATCAGTTTGAGACTATTATGGATTTCTTCACCCGGAACTTGCGTCATATACAGGTTGGGAATGAGTTTAACTCGCAAGGCGTGTTGGAGATTCCTTACACCAGCCTTGTTGAGTTCACCGTAAATGCTTTAGTGCATCGATCGCTGAATGCGACAGCCCCAATCCGCATATTCATTTTTGATGACAGGGTGGAGATACACAGCCCCGGAATTCTCCCTAATGGACTTACCGTAGATGATATTGTTATAGGCACATCCATGCCACGCAATATGTTCCTATTCACAAATGCCATCCACCTGCTTCCCTACACAGGAGCAGGTAGTGGTATGCTTCGTGCCTTGTCGGAGGACGTGAATGTCTCGTTCACCAATAATGACAGGACTAATGAGTTCGTGATTACTATAAATAGGCAGATAAGTAATCAACCCAATGCAGACTCTGACACCGACTTAGATACCGACTCTGACACTTTTAATGCGGACTCTGACACCAAACTTAGATACTCTGACACCGACTTAGATACCGACTCTGACACTTTCAATGCAGACTCTGACACTATACGTCCTAAAATAACAAATAAGCAGAGGGATATAGTAAACTTCTGCAGTGTGCCACGTAGCAGCAAAGAAATTCTTGAAAGGGTAGGTGTGACATACCATAGTAAGAATATTCAGACATACATCATGTCACTAATCGAGGCTGGCTATCTCGAAATGACCAATCCAGAGCATCCCAATGCCAGTAATCAAAAATATAGGAGAAGTAAAAAATGA
- a CDS encoding UvrD-helicase domain-containing protein, with amino-acid sequence MQLVLFIALICFVALFIIVAIRMHLKNKSKELTEKLLQISAYSEKSSYEQAQERLSKLNDAVFIDIPADLNNVFYGKIISAAQEKDFTNHYISYFQEAYSLVKKLETFNITPSVTISNLIRDFGNIKRLVKQHNDTVINSLLDTHKDFFDHCLKYPLDKQQRRSIVSEEDNCLVVSSAGSGKTSSIVGKVKYLTEIKDIAPHRILLISYTNKAAAELTERMATNGLKGYTFHKLAIDIIEKETGVKPSICDNTDALFIDIYHTLLGNEDFKKSVVEYFIDYQTNEADWEQRKNERREKLSEQKNVQLKAMFPDMDGRTIYVRSEQEQKICFVLSSLGVQFRYEEPYEHQLADEMHSQYRPDFSIYFEQKGVPKRIYLEHFGVDEHGLVPAWFAKDKNITYEEANQKYNDGITWKKTAHEKFGTQLLVTSSADFHYSDIKDKLKKILTDVGVPIQEKTDEELYDLVLPKGSKQEKAFIRLVVTFVTLVKSSCKSVKEVLKQAKNAGDERSVFIIKNIFQPVYERYKSALSDSNQIDFTDAILQATEICRTTHLVEYDYIIVDEFQDISVDRYNFLKVLREGNPPAKLYCVGDDWQSIYRFSGSDMALFNQFPEYFGTTEINKIETTYRFGEPLVSLSSRFIQRNNAQIKKDIHSFSSDMKTELEFCSYDRRDYCKTIGELIDSIPLDKSIFLLGRYSFDDYYLSFMYQGIKEGNRFYYVIGGRKIEFLTVHKSKGLEADYVILLQCNKDTYGFPSLVSDDPVLNYVLTKSDQFPYGEERRLFYVAITRAKLKTLVLYDKRFPSVFVDEFLHPEKVSEESYVKHPNANKRWTRRADQFLLELHNEGKSVKYIAAKMGRSQTSIVMRLNKLTQ; translated from the coding sequence ATGCAGTTAGTTTTATTCATAGCTTTGATTTGTTTTGTTGCTCTTTTTATAATAGTAGCAATACGAATGCACCTCAAAAACAAATCCAAAGAATTAACAGAAAAATTGCTTCAAATATCCGCTTATAGTGAGAAGTCCAGCTACGAGCAAGCCCAAGAGAGGCTGTCTAAACTTAACGATGCTGTATTTATTGATATTCCGGCAGACTTAAACAATGTTTTTTATGGTAAGATAATATCGGCAGCGCAAGAAAAGGATTTCACAAATCATTATATATCATATTTTCAAGAAGCATATTCACTTGTTAAGAAACTTGAAACTTTCAATATCACGCCATCTGTAACAATCTCAAACCTAATTCGTGACTTTGGTAATATCAAGAGGCTTGTCAAACAACATAATGATACGGTAATAAATTCCTTACTTGATACACACAAGGATTTTTTCGACCATTGTTTGAAATATCCATTGGATAAACAGCAAAGACGTTCAATTGTTTCAGAGGAAGATAATTGTTTAGTGGTTAGTAGTGCAGGTAGTGGAAAGACCTCTTCTATTGTTGGAAAAGTCAAGTATCTAACAGAAATCAAAGACATTGCCCCTCATAGAATCTTACTGATTAGTTACACGAACAAAGCAGCAGCCGAACTAACGGAGAGAATGGCTACCAACGGTTTGAAAGGCTATACATTTCATAAATTAGCCATTGATATTATCGAAAAAGAAACTGGTGTTAAACCTTCTATATGCGATAATACTGATGCCTTATTTATAGATATTTATCACACTCTATTAGGGAATGAGGATTTTAAGAAAAGTGTAGTAGAATACTTCATCGACTACCAAACCAATGAAGCAGATTGGGAACAACGCAAGAATGAAAGGCGAGAAAAATTGTCAGAGCAAAAGAATGTACAGCTAAAAGCGATGTTTCCCGATATGGACGGTAGAACCATATATGTGAGAAGTGAACAGGAACAAAAGATATGTTTTGTTTTATCATCTCTTGGAGTGCAATTCAGATATGAAGAGCCATACGAACATCAATTGGCAGATGAAATGCACTCTCAATATCGCCCTGATTTTTCTATATACTTCGAGCAAAAGGGAGTACCCAAACGAATCTATTTGGAACATTTCGGAGTTGATGAACACGGTCTTGTCCCAGCTTGGTTTGCAAAAGACAAGAATATAACATACGAAGAAGCCAATCAAAAATATAATGATGGTATAACTTGGAAGAAAACTGCTCATGAGAAATTTGGCACTCAGCTTTTAGTGACATCAAGCGCAGATTTCCATTATTCTGACATAAAAGATAAACTCAAAAAAATATTAACAGATGTGGGCGTACCAATTCAAGAGAAAACAGACGAAGAATTATATGATTTGGTTTTGCCCAAAGGTAGTAAGCAAGAAAAAGCGTTTATACGGCTTGTAGTTACTTTCGTAACATTGGTAAAATCAAGTTGTAAATCAGTTAAAGAAGTTCTGAAGCAAGCAAAGAATGCAGGTGATGAACGAAGTGTTTTTATCATCAAAAACATATTTCAACCTGTATATGAACGTTATAAAAGTGCATTAAGCGATAGTAACCAAATCGATTTTACTGATGCGATTCTTCAAGCCACAGAGATATGTCGTACTACACATCTTGTTGAGTATGATTACATCATTGTGGATGAGTTTCAAGACATATCGGTTGACCGTTACAACTTCTTAAAAGTATTGAGAGAGGGAAATCCGCCTGCAAAGTTGTATTGTGTAGGTGATGATTGGCAGTCCATATATCGTTTTTCGGGAAGTGATATGGCTCTTTTTAATCAATTTCCAGAATATTTTGGTACAACAGAGATAAATAAGATAGAAACCACATATAGATTTGGAGAGCCTTTGGTCTCTTTATCATCTCGTTTTATTCAACGTAATAACGCACAAATAAAAAAAGATATACATTCATTCAGTTCTGATATGAAAACAGAATTGGAGTTTTGTTCTTACGACAGACGTGATTACTGCAAAACAATAGGAGAACTTATAGATTCTATTCCATTGGATAAATCTATATTTTTATTGGGACGCTATTCTTTTGATGATTATTACTTGTCATTTATGTATCAAGGGATAAAAGAAGGTAATAGATTTTACTATGTAATAGGAGGAAGAAAAATTGAGTTCTTGACAGTACATAAATCAAAAGGTCTTGAAGCAGATTATGTGATACTTTTACAATGTAATAAAGATACCTATGGCTTTCCATCACTTGTAAGCGATGACCCTGTGCTTAATTATGTCCTGACTAAAAGTGATCAGTTCCCATATGGTGAAGAAAGGAGGTTGTTTTATGTTGCAATAACGAGAGCAAAGTTGAAAACACTTGTGCTATACGACAAGCGTTTCCCATCTGTATTTGTAGATGAGTTTTTGCATCCTGAAAAGGTATCAGAAGAAAGCTATGTAAAACACCCCAATGCTAATAAAAGATGGACAAGGCGTGCAGACCAGTTTTTATTAGAACTGCATAATGAAGGTAAGAGCGTAAAATACATCGCTGCCAAAATGGGCAGAAGTCAAACTTCAATCGTAATGCGATTGAACAAACTTACCCAATAG